In one window of Thermotoga sp. Mc24 DNA:
- a CDS encoding DUF1667 domain-containing protein, whose translation MFKNVVCVQCPIGCKIKVELTEDGHIKSITGNRCPRGVEYAKDEIKDPKRVVPTSIRVLNGELPLASVKTDKPIPKRFIPELMKIVREIKVEAPVKAGDVVLRDLFGTGANLVVTRTVRRLENGSKEIQKDSTGWSDG comes from the coding sequence ATGTTCAAAAATGTCGTTTGCGTTCAGTGCCCGATCGGGTGTAAAATTAAGGTGGAGCTAACTGAAGACGGCCACATAAAATCCATAACAGGAAACAGGTGCCCACGAGGTGTTGAATACGCAAAGGATGAGATAAAAGATCCAAAAAGAGTCGTTCCAACGAGCATCAGAGTATTGAACGGAGAGCTTCCACTCGCATCCGTCAAGACAGACAAACCGATTCCGAAGAGATTCATACCGGAACTCATGAAGATAGTTAGAGAAATCAAAGTGGAAGCCCCCGTGAAGGCCGGTGATGTTGTTCTAAGAGATCTCTTTGGAACAGGAGCGAATCTTGTTGTAACAAGAACGGTGAGGAGGTTAGAAAATGGATCCAAAGAAATTCAAAAAGATAGCACTGGTTGGAGCGACGGTTAA
- the cmk gene encoding (d)CMP kinase has protein sequence MGFQIAIDGPAASGKSTIAKLLAEKLGFDHLNTGATYRAVAVYLHEKGLSSSSAEEEIENVLKDLKIDYVNGRVYINGEDYTEKIQSPEAGVLASNFARLEVVRRHLVRIQREICDDKNIVVEGRDIGTVVLPNAHLKIFLTASLEARVERKLKEYQKRGLKVTKEEVERELISRDEQDSKRNVAPLKPAEDAVIIDTTSMSVEEVLDRILKLVRERMNT, from the coding sequence ATGGGGTTTCAAATAGCAATAGACGGTCCCGCAGCGTCTGGAAAGTCCACAATAGCAAAGCTTCTTGCTGAAAAACTCGGCTTCGATCATCTGAACACGGGAGCAACGTACCGTGCCGTTGCAGTTTATCTGCACGAAAAAGGGCTCAGTTCCTCTTCCGCTGAAGAAGAGATCGAAAACGTGCTGAAAGATCTGAAGATAGACTATGTGAACGGAAGAGTCTACATCAACGGAGAGGATTACACAGAAAAGATTCAAAGTCCAGAGGCGGGGGTTCTTGCCTCAAATTTTGCCAGGCTTGAAGTTGTGAGAAGGCACCTGGTCAGAATCCAGCGGGAAATATGTGACGACAAAAACATCGTGGTCGAGGGAAGGGATATAGGAACGGTTGTGCTTCCAAACGCTCACCTGAAGATATTTCTCACAGCGTCTCTGGAAGCGCGCGTAGAGAGAAAGTTGAAAGAGTACCAGAAAAGAGGTCTAAAGGTCACAAAAGAAGAAGTTGAAAGAGAACTCATCTCGAGGGATGAGCAGGATTCCAAGCGGAACGTAGCCCCATTGAAACCAGCGGAAGATGCTGTGATCATAGACACAACCAGTATGAGTGTGGAAGAAGTGCTCGACAGGATCCTAAAACTGGTCAGGGAGAGGATGAACACTTGA
- a CDS encoding STAS domain-containing protein codes for MNNLKLDIVEQDDKAIVRVQGDIDAYNSSELKEQLRNFISTTSKKKIVLDLSSVSYMDSAGLGTLVVILKDAKINGKEFILSSLKESISRILKLTHLDKIFKITDTVEEA; via the coding sequence ATGAACAACCTCAAACTCGATATCGTTGAACAGGATGACAAAGCCATCGTGAGAGTGCAGGGGGACATAGACGCTTACAATTCTTCGGAGTTGAAGGAACAGCTTAGAAACTTCATCTCGACCACCAGCAAGAAGAAGATCGTCCTCGATCTTTCGTCTGTCTCCTACATGGACAGCGCGGGCCTTGGAACACTCGTTGTGATTTTGAAGGACGCGAAAATCAACGGAAAGGAGTTCATCCTCAGCTCACTGAAAGAAAGCATATCGAGAATACTAAAACTTACCCATCTCGATAAGATCTTCAAAATCACCGATACAGTGGAGGAGGCGTGA
- a CDS encoding glycoside hydrolase family 57 protein, producing MRGKILIFLHAHLPYVHHPEYDHFLEERWLFEAITETYIPLLMMFDEIEDFRLTMSITPPLMEMLSSRDLQEKYERHMEKLIELANKEVERTKKEHPLKHKMAKFYREHFEKILNVFRSYDGNILEGFKKYQETGKLEIVTCNATHAFLPLYQMYPEVVNAQITVGVKNYEKHMKKHPRGIWLAECGYYQGLDLYLAQNNVEYFFVDSHAFWFADEQPRYGVYRPIMTPSGVFAFARDPESSEQVWSAAVGYPGDPRYREFYRDIGFDREMEYIKDYIDPSGVRINTGIKYHRITSKSLDASQKEYYDIDLAMEAVEEHARDFLHKKESQARRLMDIMGVEPVIVAPFDAELFGHWWFEGVFFLKRFFELVNESKDLKLVTASEVIDTLEEVQIATPADSSWGAGGYYETWLNGTNDWIYRHLHEMIERMIDLSKKYYNSSDPLVERVLNQMLRELFLAQSSDWAFIMTTRTSVQYAENRTKLHIKRFLNLYDQLVSGRIDEEMLRYYEWTDAIFPEINFRVMARDVI from the coding sequence ATGAGAGGAAAAATACTGATATTTCTGCATGCGCATCTTCCATACGTTCACCATCCTGAATACGATCATTTTTTGGAAGAAAGGTGGCTTTTTGAGGCCATAACAGAAACTTACATACCGCTTTTAATGATGTTCGATGAAATAGAAGATTTCAGGTTGACCATGTCGATCACTCCTCCGCTGATGGAGATGCTCTCCTCCAGAGACCTTCAGGAGAAGTACGAAAGACACATGGAAAAACTGATCGAACTCGCAAACAAGGAAGTGGAGAGAACTAAAAAGGAGCACCCGCTGAAGCATAAGATGGCTAAATTCTACCGTGAACATTTTGAAAAAATTCTGAACGTGTTTCGCTCTTACGATGGAAACATCTTGGAGGGCTTCAAAAAATACCAGGAGACCGGAAAGCTGGAGATAGTGACCTGCAACGCCACACACGCGTTTTTGCCGCTCTATCAGATGTACCCAGAGGTGGTGAACGCTCAGATCACAGTTGGCGTGAAGAACTACGAAAAGCACATGAAGAAACACCCAAGGGGTATTTGGCTTGCGGAATGCGGATACTATCAGGGGCTGGATCTGTACCTTGCCCAGAACAACGTTGAGTATTTCTTTGTGGATTCTCATGCCTTCTGGTTCGCCGATGAACAACCCAGATACGGTGTCTACAGACCCATCATGACGCCAAGTGGTGTTTTCGCCTTCGCACGAGATCCGGAGTCGAGCGAACAGGTCTGGAGTGCAGCCGTTGGGTATCCTGGTGATCCAAGGTACAGAGAATTCTACAGAGATATAGGTTTCGACAGAGAAATGGAGTACATAAAAGATTACATAGACCCTTCTGGAGTCAGGATAAACACCGGAATAAAATACCACAGGATAACTTCGAAAAGCTTGGATGCTTCGCAGAAAGAATATTACGACATAGATCTGGCCATGGAAGCTGTGGAAGAACACGCGAGGGACTTCCTTCACAAAAAGGAAAGTCAGGCAAGAAGATTGATGGATATAATGGGTGTCGAACCGGTCATCGTTGCTCCCTTCGACGCTGAGCTCTTCGGTCACTGGTGGTTCGAGGGTGTGTTCTTCTTGAAGAGGTTCTTTGAACTGGTGAATGAATCAAAAGACCTGAAGCTCGTCACCGCATCCGAAGTTATAGACACTCTCGAAGAGGTTCAGATCGCCACACCCGCCGACTCGAGCTGGGGTGCCGGAGGATACTACGAAACGTGGCTCAACGGAACGAACGACTGGATCTACAGGCATCTCCACGAGATGATCGAAAGAATGATAGATCTTTCGAAAAAGTACTACAACAGTTCCGATCCACTCGTGGAAAGGGTTTTGAATCAGATGCTGAGAGAACTATTTCTCGCACAATCGAGCGACTGGGCTTTCATCATGACTACAAGAACGAGTGTTCAATACGCGGAAAACAGAACGAAGCTTCACATAAAGAGGTTTCTGAACCTCTACGATCAACTCGTTTCTGGAAGAATAGACGAAGAGATGCTAAGATACTACGAGTGGACGGATGCCATCTTTCCAGAGATAAACTTCAGGGTGATGGCGAGGGATGTGATTTGA
- a CDS encoding NAD(P)/FAD-dependent oxidoreductase: MRVDVMVIGAGAAGMAAALKAKEEGAEVLLVERDERTGGILNQCIHNGFGLHYFRQELTGPEYAERFQEKMEKMGIRALTNAYVKRVEDRRVILVTEQGIEEVEVGALVYATGARERPFGSLMIPGDRPSGIFTAGVAQRLINIENRLPGKRALILGSGDIGLIMARRLTLEGMEVVGVVERLPYAGGLLRNVIQCLEDYNIPLYLSSTVVEVRGRERLEEVVVAKVDEQFRPIPRTERVFKVDTLVLSVGLIPQVELIENLVVKNPTSRGVGVSNIGQTSRDWIFSAGNCTVIFDLVDYVSYEGETAGRYAAKFVKGEIPREKIPVRPGKNVMVVHPIWYTPAEPLTLYLRVKKPMEKGRLVVGRFAREFEDLVPSEMLRVKISDRDLEGLDEIVVSVEEVN, translated from the coding sequence ATGAGGGTCGACGTGATGGTGATAGGAGCCGGAGCTGCCGGAATGGCGGCGGCGTTGAAAGCAAAAGAAGAAGGGGCGGAAGTTCTTCTCGTCGAGAGAGACGAAAGAACCGGAGGAATATTGAACCAGTGTATACACAACGGTTTTGGTCTTCACTATTTCAGGCAGGAACTCACCGGACCGGAGTACGCTGAAAGATTCCAGGAAAAGATGGAAAAGATGGGAATAAGAGCGCTGACGAATGCTTATGTGAAACGTGTTGAGGACAGAAGGGTGATCCTCGTCACCGAACAAGGCATAGAGGAAGTAGAAGTGGGAGCGCTCGTCTACGCGACAGGTGCCAGGGAAAGACCTTTTGGTAGTCTCATGATCCCAGGAGACAGGCCCTCCGGTATCTTCACAGCCGGTGTTGCCCAGAGACTCATCAACATAGAAAACAGGCTCCCCGGAAAACGTGCTCTCATACTGGGCTCCGGAGATATAGGTCTCATCATGGCAAGAAGGCTCACCCTCGAGGGAATGGAAGTCGTCGGTGTTGTGGAGCGTCTACCGTACGCGGGAGGCCTCCTCAGGAACGTGATACAGTGTCTTGAGGACTACAACATACCTTTGTACCTCTCCAGCACAGTCGTTGAGGTGAGAGGAAGAGAAAGATTGGAAGAAGTCGTGGTCGCAAAAGTGGATGAACAGTTCAGACCCATTCCGAGAACGGAGAGGGTGTTCAAAGTGGACACGCTGGTTTTGTCCGTTGGACTCATTCCTCAGGTGGAATTGATAGAAAACCTGGTGGTGAAAAATCCGACCTCCAGAGGTGTGGGAGTTTCAAATATAGGCCAGACCTCCAGAGACTGGATCTTTTCCGCTGGAAACTGCACAGTGATCTTCGATCTGGTGGATTACGTGAGCTACGAGGGTGAGACGGCGGGACGGTACGCCGCAAAGTTCGTGAAAGGCGAGATCCCGCGAGAAAAGATTCCCGTGAGACCCGGAAAAAACGTGATGGTGGTTCATCCGATCTGGTACACCCCTGCAGAACCTCTCACTCTCTACCTGAGAGTGAAGAAACCCATGGAGAAAGGAAGACTCGTAGTTGGAAGGTTCGCAAGGGAATTCGAAGATCTCGTGCCGAGTGAGATGCTGAGGGTGAAAATTTCCGACAGGGATCTCGAAGGACTCGATGAAATCGTGGTGTCCGTCGAGGAGGTGAATTGA
- a CDS encoding DUF4912 domain-containing protein, with product MKGEEILKWLDSNPSIQELKKFAKSLGLRVKKAMKKKEVIKLIKEHVESAFSTTDSSSGVSTTVQRREEKDLNLPRTYDKNKLVLMPVNPYVVFAYWDFDQRTRELMKQKAREGKAVIRLYDVTFIMFNGTNAHRTFEHRLDELTLDAGNFYFNVPMPRADYLSEMGYLDDEGKFVSVLRSNVTRTPAASPSASSRERWYDLKNKKRTVVLSEGSLIKPVEKIRGVTSPGFPSGQGMMAQGIMWEIFRSGR from the coding sequence ATGAAAGGAGAAGAGATACTGAAGTGGCTCGACTCAAATCCAAGTATTCAGGAGCTCAAAAAATTCGCCAAGAGCTTGGGTTTGAGAGTGAAAAAGGCCATGAAGAAGAAAGAAGTTATAAAACTCATCAAAGAGCATGTGGAATCCGCTTTTTCAACGACAGATTCTTCCTCGGGTGTTTCGACGACCGTTCAAAGGAGAGAAGAGAAAGATCTAAATCTTCCCAGAACTTACGATAAAAATAAGCTTGTTCTCATGCCGGTTAATCCCTACGTGGTTTTCGCTTACTGGGACTTCGATCAAAGAACAAGAGAGCTGATGAAACAAAAAGCCAGAGAAGGAAAGGCAGTGATCAGACTCTACGATGTGACTTTCATCATGTTCAATGGAACCAACGCGCACAGAACGTTTGAACACAGACTCGATGAACTCACGCTCGACGCAGGGAACTTCTACTTCAACGTTCCTATGCCGAGGGCAGATTATCTTTCGGAAATGGGCTACCTTGACGATGAGGGAAAGTTCGTTTCAGTGTTGAGGTCCAACGTCACCAGAACCCCTGCCGCTTCTCCTTCGGCCTCTTCCAGGGAAAGATGGTACGACTTGAAAAACAAAAAGCGAACAGTGGTACTGTCTGAGGGAAGTCTAATAAAGCCTGTTGAGAAAATAAGAGGTGTTACCTCACCCGGATTTCCTTCCGGACAGGGTATGATGGCCCAGGGAATAATGTGGGAAATTTTCAGGAGCGGGAGGTAA
- a CDS encoding glycerol-3-phosphate responsive antiterminator produces MFKGIIAALWDMDSIGEIEPDVVFLLKSDILNLKFHLKILKDRGKTVFVDMDFVNGLGEGEEAILFVKKAGADGIITIKPKNYVVAKKNGIPAVLRFFALDSKAVERGIEQIETLGVDVVEVLPGAVAPKVARKIPGRTVIAAGLVETEEEAREILKHVSAISTSSRILWKMKFLP; encoded by the coding sequence ATGTTCAAGGGGATAATAGCTGCGCTGTGGGATATGGATTCCATAGGAGAAATAGAACCCGATGTGGTCTTCCTTTTGAAGAGCGACATTTTGAATCTGAAGTTTCATCTGAAGATTCTCAAAGACAGGGGAAAAACCGTTTTTGTTGATATGGATTTTGTGAACGGACTAGGAGAGGGAGAAGAAGCGATTCTTTTTGTGAAAAAGGCCGGTGCCGATGGTATCATCACGATAAAGCCAAAAAATTACGTCGTTGCAAAGAAGAACGGAATTCCCGCTGTCCTCAGATTCTTTGCTCTCGACTCGAAAGCGGTCGAAAGAGGTATCGAACAGATAGAAACGCTCGGGGTAGATGTGGTGGAAGTCCTTCCAGGTGCGGTGGCTCCGAAAGTGGCCAGAAAAATACCCGGCAGGACAGTGATCGCCGCCGGGCTCGTTGAAACAGAGGAAGAAGCTCGCGAAATCCTCAAACACGTTTCAGCGATCTCTACAAGTTCAAGAATCCTCTGGAAGATGAAGTTTCTACCATGA
- the aspS gene encoding aspartate--tRNA ligase, which translates to MLRTHTCGELRATDEGKKVKLCGWVDRIRDLGGVRFIDLRDRYGETQIVCDVNSEAYSVVDELTRESVVLVEGTVRKRPEGTENPNIETGEIEVVAERIEILSLADPLPFYPGETPKEEMRLKYRYIDLRSERMKRNIILRYRISKIIRDYFDELGFLEIETPFLTRSTPEGARDFLVPSRLRPGKFYALPQSPQLFKQILMISGFDRYFQIVRCFRDEDLRADRQPEFTQVDVEMSFVDVEDVLNVSEGMVSRVFKESSGIDLKVPFDRIPYDDAMEKYGTDKPDRRYGMELRDFGYAFETTEFKVIRNVLNEGGSVKGFIVPGFASEMSRKKGEELMARMKELGLGGLIWFKLDGGITSPHLKHLEKEFRKIAETENMNEGDVCLIAAHTDRNLLNEALGTLRLEIGKEHFSHLAKGFDVLWVVDFPYFEWSEEEERFVARHHPFTMPVLETLGDDYTKVRAKAYDLVINGYEVGGGSIRIHRRDIQEKIFELLGLSEEEAQKKFGFFLEAFRYGVPPHGGIAFGLDRLVSIIAGESSIREVIAFPKTGNGVCLLTGAPAEVDERQLRELRIRIEEG; encoded by the coding sequence ATGCTGAGAACACACACGTGTGGAGAGCTGAGAGCAACAGACGAGGGAAAAAAAGTGAAGCTGTGCGGATGGGTGGACAGGATCAGAGATCTCGGTGGTGTGAGATTCATCGACTTGAGAGACAGATACGGTGAGACTCAAATCGTGTGCGATGTGAACAGTGAGGCTTACAGTGTTGTAGATGAACTCACAAGAGAATCCGTCGTTCTGGTTGAGGGAACCGTGAGAAAAAGGCCAGAAGGGACGGAAAATCCGAACATCGAAACAGGAGAAATAGAAGTCGTCGCCGAAAGAATAGAGATCCTGTCTCTTGCCGATCCGCTTCCTTTTTATCCTGGAGAAACACCTAAAGAAGAAATGAGACTCAAGTACAGATACATAGATCTTCGTTCCGAGAGAATGAAGAGAAATATCATTTTGAGATACAGAATATCGAAAATCATCAGAGATTACTTCGATGAACTCGGTTTCCTTGAAATAGAAACTCCCTTTCTCACAAGAAGCACTCCGGAAGGGGCGAGGGATTTCCTCGTACCTTCGAGACTCAGACCCGGAAAGTTCTACGCGCTGCCTCAATCTCCTCAGCTCTTCAAGCAGATTCTGATGATCTCCGGCTTCGACAGATACTTCCAGATAGTCAGATGCTTCAGGGACGAAGACCTCAGAGCAGACAGGCAACCGGAGTTCACCCAGGTTGACGTGGAGATGTCCTTTGTCGATGTGGAAGATGTACTGAATGTGAGCGAAGGAATGGTTTCAAGAGTGTTCAAAGAATCTTCTGGCATCGATCTCAAGGTTCCCTTCGACAGAATTCCGTACGACGATGCGATGGAAAAGTATGGAACAGACAAGCCAGACAGAAGATACGGAATGGAACTTCGAGATTTTGGATACGCTTTTGAGACCACGGAGTTCAAGGTGATAAGGAACGTCCTCAATGAAGGAGGAAGTGTGAAGGGTTTCATCGTTCCCGGATTCGCTTCGGAGATGAGCAGAAAGAAAGGCGAAGAACTCATGGCAAGAATGAAAGAACTCGGTCTCGGCGGTCTCATCTGGTTCAAATTGGACGGTGGAATCACGTCACCACACCTGAAACACCTCGAAAAAGAATTCAGAAAGATCGCAGAAACGGAAAACATGAACGAAGGAGACGTCTGTCTCATAGCGGCCCACACTGATAGAAACCTCCTCAACGAAGCCCTTGGAACGCTGAGGCTGGAAATCGGAAAAGAGCACTTCTCACACCTTGCAAAAGGATTCGATGTACTCTGGGTAGTCGACTTTCCATACTTCGAGTGGAGCGAGGAAGAAGAAAGATTTGTGGCGCGGCACCACCCCTTCACAATGCCCGTTCTGGAAACCTTAGGTGATGATTACACAAAGGTCCGGGCGAAAGCCTACGATCTCGTCATCAACGGTTACGAAGTCGGTGGAGGAAGCATCAGGATTCACAGAAGAGATATTCAGGAGAAAATCTTTGAACTTCTTGGGTTGAGTGAAGAGGAAGCACAGAAAAAATTCGGCTTCTTCCTCGAAGCGTTCAGGTACGGCGTTCCGCCGCACGGCGGGATAGCTTTCGGACTGGATCGATTGGTGAGCATCATAGCCGGTGAGAGTTCTATAAGAGAAGTGATAGCGTTTCCAAAAACAGGAAACGGTGTGTGCCTCTTGACGGGAGCCCCCGCTGAAGTTGATGAAAGGCAACTCAGAGAACTCAGAATTAGAATAGAGGAGGGATAA
- the ispH gene encoding 4-hydroxy-3-methylbut-2-enyl diphosphate reductase produces MKIVVAKNIGFCFGVERAIRTVEELLDEGKKVVTDGEIVHNKQVMEQLTKKGLKVSSEMTDGEVFVVRAHGIPKDRLEELKKIFPEVVDLTCPIVSQLFKTAQRYAKERKVIVFGKEDHPEMVALRGYAPAIVTKVPFKLEEKKVVFLSQTTSSLEEYKEFVAAMIRMNEFEEAVFLNTICPVTVNREREVEELSKICDLSIVVGGKHSSNTGKLFRIASKHSKTIWIESPDELPADVVKYGTVCVFSGTSTPNSLIENVVRKLKEMEGKRDGTI; encoded by the coding sequence TTGAAAATAGTAGTGGCAAAGAATATCGGTTTTTGTTTTGGAGTGGAAAGAGCGATAAGAACCGTGGAGGAGTTACTCGATGAAGGAAAGAAAGTGGTAACAGATGGTGAGATAGTCCACAACAAACAGGTGATGGAGCAACTGACAAAGAAAGGATTGAAAGTGTCTTCGGAGATGACAGATGGAGAGGTGTTCGTTGTAAGGGCTCACGGTATCCCGAAAGATAGACTCGAAGAACTGAAAAAGATCTTTCCAGAGGTCGTCGATCTCACCTGTCCCATAGTTTCTCAACTGTTCAAAACCGCTCAAAGATATGCCAAAGAGAGGAAAGTCATCGTTTTTGGAAAAGAAGACCACCCGGAAATGGTGGCACTGAGAGGATACGCTCCTGCCATCGTCACGAAAGTTCCGTTCAAGCTCGAAGAAAAAAAGGTGGTCTTTCTCTCTCAGACCACTTCTTCGCTCGAAGAATATAAAGAGTTCGTTGCAGCGATGATCAGGATGAACGAATTCGAAGAAGCCGTTTTCCTCAACACCATATGCCCCGTAACTGTGAACCGAGAAAGGGAAGTGGAGGAGCTTTCAAAGATCTGTGATCTTTCCATAGTGGTCGGAGGAAAGCACAGTTCAAACACAGGAAAACTCTTCAGAATCGCTTCAAAACACTCAAAGACGATCTGGATAGAATCACCTGACGAATTACCAGCGGACGTAGTAAAATATGGTACGGTGTGTGTGTTCAGCGGTACTTCTACACCCAATTCTCTGATAGAAAACGTTGTCAGAAAACTGAAAGAGATGGAGGGGAAGAGAGATGGAACCATTTGA
- the rsmA gene encoding 16S rRNA (adenine(1518)-N(6)/adenine(1519)-N(6))-dimethyltransferase RsmA, whose product MKTSDYLKKYGVRLKKHLGQVFLSDDRIAKRIVKAAELTPEDVVVEIGAGAGTLTEELAKTGARVIAYEIDESLAPILQERLSKYPNVELRFEDFLKAKNVPEGAICVSNIPYNITGPLMEKIIEWKFKRAIVMIQKEVGERILAKPGKKTYGYLSVVVQTFYEVKKLFDVSRSCFVPNPEVDSTVVDLKRKPVDLDFEKFKKFVSMIFAKKRKTLKNNLRPFLSIFEGVDLSRRAEQLTVEEIVELYEKWRRALECSRG is encoded by the coding sequence TTGAAGACGTCTGATTATCTGAAAAAGTACGGTGTAAGATTGAAAAAACACCTGGGACAGGTCTTTCTTTCAGACGATAGAATAGCGAAGCGCATCGTGAAAGCGGCTGAACTGACTCCAGAGGATGTGGTGGTGGAGATAGGAGCCGGAGCTGGAACTCTCACGGAAGAACTCGCTAAGACTGGTGCGAGGGTCATCGCCTACGAAATCGATGAAAGTCTTGCTCCGATTCTTCAAGAAAGACTTTCGAAGTATCCCAATGTGGAATTGAGATTCGAAGATTTCCTGAAAGCGAAAAACGTTCCTGAAGGCGCAATTTGTGTGTCCAACATCCCCTACAACATAACAGGTCCCCTCATGGAAAAGATCATAGAATGGAAATTCAAAAGAGCCATCGTCATGATTCAGAAAGAGGTTGGTGAAAGGATCCTGGCGAAACCCGGAAAGAAAACGTACGGATACCTTTCGGTTGTGGTTCAGACGTTCTACGAGGTGAAAAAGCTCTTCGATGTTTCAAGATCCTGTTTTGTACCGAACCCTGAGGTTGATTCCACAGTTGTAGATTTGAAGAGAAAACCTGTGGATTTGGATTTCGAAAAATTCAAAAAATTCGTCTCGATGATATTCGCAAAAAAAAGAAAAACGCTCAAAAATAATCTGAGACCGTTTCTTTCTATCTTCGAGGGAGTAGATTTGTCAAGAAGAGCGGAACAGCTCACCGTTGAGGAGATCGTGGAACTCTATGAAAAATGGAGGAGAGCACTCGAATGTTCAAGGGGATAA
- a CDS encoding CoA-binding protein, translating to MDPKKFKKIALVGATVNPRKYGNVILKDLVSKGFEVLPVNPKYDEIEGFRVYKSVEELPENIDVIVFVVPPEVALEETKKAYDAGFRRFWYQPGAFSEEIKRFLDSLKDVEYSAEKCIMVETSSSRGFLNL from the coding sequence ATGGATCCAAAGAAATTCAAAAAGATAGCACTGGTTGGAGCGACGGTTAATCCAAGAAAGTACGGAAACGTGATACTTAAAGATCTGGTTTCCAAGGGATTCGAGGTTTTACCGGTGAATCCCAAGTACGACGAGATAGAAGGTTTCAGGGTTTACAAAAGCGTGGAGGAACTTCCTGAAAACATCGATGTGATAGTCTTCGTTGTACCACCTGAAGTCGCACTTGAAGAAACAAAGAAGGCGTACGACGCGGGTTTCAGAAGATTCTGGTATCAACCGGGAGCGTTCTCAGAAGAGATCAAAAGATTCCTCGATTCTTTGAAAGACGTGGAATATTCCGCTGAAAAGTGTATCATGGTAGAAACTTCATCTTCCAGAGGATTCTTGAACTTGTAG
- a CDS encoding translation initiation factor eIF-2B — translation MEVLSFLKELNTEGSQEVLEKLLKFLKENSEKLDSGEVSKEIGIFCEEKPMAVLEKLAFFLENHSLKELEKFERAVEKSFARTTDYASNFFKNKKILTLSNSKTLLEVFRKARPPMVFVLESHPGGEGKILVESLRKIHLRAEPVEDLLAYRILRMVDVCLTGADYVDESGNVLNKVGTTTLAILSRELRKPFFVVADPFKFGSKKLKDTNLFEVVPSELITAIITDPEGGTLC, via the coding sequence ATGGAAGTTTTGAGTTTTTTGAAAGAATTGAACACAGAGGGATCCCAGGAAGTTCTGGAAAAGTTGTTAAAATTTCTCAAAGAGAACTCTGAAAAGCTTGACTCCGGGGAAGTATCGAAAGAGATAGGCATTTTCTGTGAAGAGAAACCCATGGCCGTTCTCGAAAAACTGGCTTTTTTTCTGGAAAATCATTCCCTGAAAGAACTGGAGAAATTCGAGAGAGCTGTGGAGAAATCCTTCGCTCGAACTACAGACTACGCGTCGAATTTTTTCAAAAATAAAAAAATTCTCACGCTGAGCAACAGCAAAACACTGCTGGAGGTGTTTCGTAAAGCCAGACCTCCTATGGTTTTCGTTCTCGAGTCACACCCGGGCGGAGAAGGGAAAATACTGGTAGAATCTTTGAGGAAGATACACCTTCGCGCTGAACCTGTAGAAGATCTGCTGGCCTACAGGATTCTCAGAATGGTTGACGTCTGTTTGACGGGAGCCGACTACGTGGACGAATCGGGGAATGTTTTAAACAAAGTGGGAACCACCACCCTGGCTATTCTGAGCAGAGAGTTGAGGAAACCGTTCTTCGTTGTGGCGGATCCCTTCAAATTCGGTTCGAAGAAGCTGAAAGATACAAACCTTTTTGAAGTGGTACCGTCTGAGTTGATAACGGCGATAATAACCGACCCTGAGGGAGGGACATTATGCTGA